One Bufo gargarizans isolate SCDJY-AF-19 chromosome 3, ASM1485885v1, whole genome shotgun sequence DNA segment encodes these proteins:
- the LOC122932806 gene encoding olfactory receptor 51E1-like, translating into MWANSHNCSDTSYFILSGIPSLEDFNFWMGFPLILMYVIAVIGNTSILYIIKVDQELHEPMYIFLFMLSMIDLLLATTTMPKMLEIFLMDDKEISFDLCLTQMFFIHFLSALESGILVAMAVDRYVAICHPLRYSSILTSEKICTMFAIILVRGALVIIPIPLIIKRLPLWKNNHLTHSYCLHQEVMNLACGDIKVNIIYGLFVILSVMGIDSLFIFFSYMLIIKTVLGLVEEASMKAFSTCASHICAVLVYYIPLIGLSVVHRFKSNTMPNLHILFGNVYLLLPPVINPLIYGIKTKQIRHRLKKLYGKIFHRRKNSRNI; encoded by the coding sequence ATGTGGGCCAACAGCCATAACTGCAGCGACACCAGTTATTTCATCCTCAGCGGCATCCCAAGTCTAGAAGATTTCAACTTCTGGATGGGTTTTCCTCTCATCTTAATGTATGTCATTGCTGTTATAGGAAACACCTCAATTCTCTACATCATCAAGGTGGACCAGGAACTTCATGAACCTATGTACATCTTTTTGTTCATGCTGTCGATGATTGACTTGCTGTTAGCTACCACAACCATGCCGAAAATGCTGGAGATCTTCCTCATGGATGACAAAGAAATTTCTTTCGATCTTTGTCTTACCCAAATGTTCTTCATCCATTTTCTCTCCGCTCTGGAGTCTGGAATCTTGGTGGCCATGGCTGTCGATCGTTATGTGGCTATCTGCCACCCTCTACGTTACTCGTCAATTCTAACCAGTGAGAAAATTTGTACCATGTTTGCTATTATCTTGGTGAGAGGAGCTCTTGTTATAATTCCCATCCCTCTAATTATCAAGAGGCTTCCTCTGTGGAAGAACAATCACCTGACCCATTCCTACTGCCTGCACCAAGAGGTGATGAATCTTGCTTGTGGAGACATCAAAGTCAATATTATCTATGGACTATTTGTCATCCTTTCAGTCATGGGCATTGACTCGCTCTTCATCTTCTTTTCTTACATGTTGATCATTAAGACGGTGCTTGGTCTGGTGGAAGAGGCCAGCATGAAGGCCTTCAGCACGTGTGCCTCCCACATATGTGCCGTCCTCGTCTACTACATCCCCCTGATTGGTCTATCTGTCGTACACAGGTTCAAAAGCAACACAATGCCAAACCTTCATATTCTATTTGGGAATGTCTATCTCCTGCTCCCCCCTGTGATTAACCCCTTAATTTATGGGATAAAAACCAAGCAGATCCGACACAGACTCAAAAAGTTATATGGCAAAATTTTCCATCGGAGAAAAAATTCCAGAAACATCTGA